AGCTGCTCATGGGCCTCCGGCTTGGAGTGGGGGTCTCCTACGGCACCATCCGCGAGCCGCTGTACTGTATGAATGCCTGAGGCGACCAGGCGGGCTGTCTCTTGAGCGTCTAGTCCGAGGCGTGATATGCCGATCGCCAGCCCTGTGTGGACGGCTCTATACGCAGGCAGCGAGAGTGCTGAAGGCTCCCTAGGTTCATCCTGGCGCAGGTCGGGAGCGGGATCGCGGTCTCGACCGAGCTGAAGGTACTCTGCCTGTTTCTGACGCACTTCCGCCAGAGACTTCCGGCCGAGGTTGCGGATGGACAGCAACTCGTCGTCACTCAGGACCTCAAGCTGCTCCACCGTCATCACCCGGGCTCTCATCAGGGCGTTCAGCGGCCGAGGCGACAGGTCCAGGCGATCTATGGGAGTGCCTGGCTCCTGCCCGGTGGGCTCGCCCGGTACGTTTGGGCTGCTGTCCTCTCCTAGGAGCGCCGCCAGCCTACCCAGTGCCTCCCTGGCCGAAAACACATCCAGGTAGCCGGTGTCGGTCAGGGCTTCCGCGGTCAGGCCCCTGAAGTGCCCGACCTGCGTGAGCCCCAGGCGAAGCAGCGCGAACTGGGTACCATCTGCCAGCCCCATCGCGTCAACGGGGGTATCGGCGATCTTGGCCCATGCCCCCTGGCCGGATTCGCACTCCCAACTGCTTGCGAACTGGCGTAGTCTGTCCCGCAGCTCTGAGAGGGACTTGGTCCCGAAGTTCCTGAGCTCAAGCAGCTCAGCGCAGGTTGCACTAGCCAGCTGGCCTACCGTCACCAGGTTGGCCCGTTCCAGGCAGTTCCGGGCACGGCGTGAGAGGCCCAGACACAAGACTGGCGCCGTGAGAGCCACGTCCGGCAAGCAGATCTGCAGCTCTTCAAGCAGAGTGGGCCAGGTGGTCGGCTCCTGCCAGTGTCGCTCCGTCTCCATACTTGCTTCCGTCTTCTTGAGGTCACCCAGGCACGTCACGGCGCGCGAAGACCGTGGGGCATGTCAGAACCGATCGCGCTCATTCGCTTCTGTCATCTTAGGCGGATGAGCGAATTTGACCGGTTGCAGCGCATGCGCCCACGGCCCGGACGCGTTGGCCCGCGGCTTGGTACACCTGAGATAGTCGCGGAAGCTCCCCCAATGCCCTAACCCATATGAGGCACCCGGCCAGGCGCCGATGCTCACGGCAACCCTCGGCACCTGCGGCGAGCCGTCTACTCGCCCAACGATCAAGCGCAGGCCACTGAGCTGCCAGGTCTCCAACAGACCTAGAGACGGGCCGACTGCGCCCCTTTCCGTGCCCATGCGTGCCGATGTGCCATGCTAGCTAACTATCGGCCAAATGACAAGCGGCCTTGAGCCATAGTCGAGACTAAGACTTGACCTATGCTCACCCTCAGCCAGCCGGGCCATGGTGTTCATCTGAGTGGAGTACGCATTGAAGGCCCGTGGCTCTGGACTTCGCAAGGATACGCACTTCAGCAGGCTACGGACGGCTTACGGACCCGCCGGATAGCTCTGCCCAAAGCGAACAGCGGTAACGGTCCGCAAGAGGGCGAGCCCAGGCATTCCAGGAAGAGTCGCCTGCTGGTCACCGAATGGTTACGGGAGGCGCTAGACGGCCGGGACGGCTTGGCAGGCCTAGACGCATGTCGGTCTGCTCTTGGTGGCAGAGGCCCGTTCTCGGAGCTCCGGCACGAGGTCGCACACTCCGACGCAGGAACAGCGTACGCACTCAGGCGGCAAGATCAGGAAGGAGTACGGGCGACGTTGGAGGGCAGGAAGTGCGGGGAGGCCGCCACCAGTGGGCAGAGTGTAGCAGATCAACTGGTGCACCTGCCCGTGGAACTGGTGGCATTCGAGGCTTCCCGCTCGCTGGAGATGGAACGGCGCGATGCCGGATCAGTGTCGTGGGGGCCATGGCCATCGCCAGCCCCTAACCAGACACTCACTCCACCCCAGACCCTGACCACCTTCGCTCCCTCATGCTGACACGCCTTAGCCGGCCCTCACCACCTACTCTCCAGAACCTGCAATCTACTCCCCACAACTCGTCCCCTGTGACCTACAACCTACCCCGAACCAGGCGGACGGGGCCCAGCAGCCCGGCGGGCAGGCCGGCGGCCCGGTTGCGGTTGGCAGGGCCGTTGGTGACTTCAATGGATAGCTCGTGCTCCCCCGGCGCCACGTCCGTCAGAGTGCAGGTGTACGGAGGCCAGCCCAGGGAAGCCAAACGCCGCCCATCCACCCGTACCACCGCCACGTCCTCCACCCTCCCCAGGTCCAGCATCAGATCAGGCTCCGCCGGGATCCGCACCAACCGGCGATACACCGCCGACCCGGAGAACGTAGGGTATCCCATGGCGCCCCAAGGCTGAAGGTGAGTCAAGACCGGCGTTCCGGCCGAGCCCCGGATGAAGGGCAAGGAGAGATGGGCATACCGGTACTCGCAGGTGAAGTGCCCGTAGAGGTAGGGCACCTCCCGCAGGCCCCTCCCGGGCCCCTCGGCATCTATGCTCACTACATTCAGCGTGGGAGTGCTGCCGCTCCGCAGGGCAGACCCAATGGGCGCCTGGATGTTCCGACAGTCGAACACCACCGCCCGTCGCCAGGCCTCGATTGGCTCCCCGTTCACGCACACCCGCCAGCGCCCTGCCAGCGAGCTCTCCTCCGTGACCAGCCATACATCGCGGACCTCGCCGGAGAGGAAGAAGCGGCAGCAGTAGCGCACCGGGCCCTCGCCGGCCGGCGTCGGATCCGGCTCGCGCCGGAGCAAATCGAACCCGGGAGCAGTGAAGTCCGGCGGGGCATGCTCGTCACCTAACGGACTGGCGTGCCAGTAGGCCAAGGGCAGGTGGTTGGGCTCGAACTCGACGGTCCAGTCGTCGCACCATTGCTCTAGCACCTCGGGAGCTAGCTTCAGGGACGAGAGCCGCCGGGCGGGCGGCCGCCCCGGCGACTCATTCAGCAGTACGCTCCCCCGCCCTGGAACCGACACCGCCGTGCCATCCACCCGTCCAGTGAACTCGGCTTCGCGGCGGTTGAAGACGAAAGTGTACTCCCCCCCGTCCCTGCGCCGACGCAGCACGAACAGGTCGCGCGCCCCCTGCCCCCATACATCCGTACCGGGCAACTCCCCTAGCACGCTTGGGCTCAGGGCCGACACCGTCGTGACCCCCGCCGGCTCCCACCGTTCCTGGGCATCGTCCGGACGCGAGCCCAGAACGCGCGGCAGGCCGCCCACGGCGATGACCCGTCCCCCGGCGCCGGCGTAGCGCTCCAGCGCTCGAGCGGTACCGGCATCCACGAAGCGCAGGTACGGCAGGATGACCACGCTGTACGGCTCAGGCGTGCTGAGCCTGCCGTCCGGGCCTACCCTCTCTTGCAGCGTCACCTCGTCTATGAAGTCGAAGTCCCGCTGATGGCTGAGCAGCTGCTCCACCAGATCGTGGAGGCGCCGCTCGTCTTCGAGCACGGCCCGGGGCTCCTGCGCCGACAACTGGCAGGCCAGGCTGGTAGAGGGGTAGAGGACGGCGATGCCGCATACGTGCTCGCCCCCGGTCAGGGCCTGGCAGGTGCGATGCACGTGCTCCAGCAGGAGAGGCATGTGCTTCCATTCGCTGTGCTGGTAGAACAGGGAAGGGGGGACCTCGTCTTTGCGCGGCCCATCCACGGAGTAGCTCAGCCCATGGACGGCGAAATGGTTGATGCCCAAGGCCATCTGGTAGTCCAGGTGATACTTTAGATCGCGCAAGCGGGCTTCGTCCCCCACCACCGCCAGAGCATCGCTCCCGGCCTGCTCCCGGCCGAACAGGTGGGCTGCGGAGGAAGCTACCTTAAGCCCGGTGTGATAGGGAGCAGCGTCCGTCCAGCCCTCGCTCCCGCCGAGAGGGTCGGCGCAGGGAATGTGCAGGGGCCGGTAGGATCGGAGCTGGTTGGGCCACCAGGCAGCCGACAGCGTGAGCCACTCCGTGCGGGTCAGGTGCCCCGCTGCCTGGATGCCGTGTTCCTCGCACCAGCGGGCGATCTCACTTACGTAAGACTCGGTCTGCAGCCGGTGTTGCGTCTGGCGATAGTGGTGCCGGACCATCGCCGAGCGCTCGTCCACCTCCACCGCCAGATGGGCCAAATATGGCTCCAGTTCATAGCCGTGATCCTCGCGGAAGGCCTCAGGAAAGGCCGGCGTCCACGGGTAGAGGAAGCCACCAGGACTAGGCTCGTCCGTGAAAGCCCCTCGGATGGTGACGCCGAACTCCTCCGGATACCGGCGCAGGTAGAGCTCGTGGCTGAGTTCCAGGAATCGCCTCACGGGCCCAGGGCGGAGAATGTCGGGATGTACGCCCGCATGAGGCACCACTCGGGCAGCAACCACCAGGTATCGGCCCGGCTCCGGGGGCGTCCAAGCCAAGGCGAACCGGTTGTCCACCATGGAGGTGCGCCAATGGGGGTGCCCCACCGGGTCCATGAGGGGAGAATAGGCCGAGTGCCGCAGGCTGCGGGCGGTCCAGCGCTGGCGGCGCGTACCGCACCGGGCGGTCACGTCGAGTGGCTCGCCCAACCTCTCGCCTTCTCGCTTCAGGACGAAGGCCCGCAGCAGCTGCCCGGGCTCGAAGTCCACCTCGAACGGACCGGCGCCCTCCCTCTCCGCCAGGCTGAACTCCAGCCCTCGGGCGATGAACCCCGGCTCCTCCCACACCACCCGGCCCCCGGCAAGGCCACTGGGGTAGTAGTCCTCGTCCCAGATCCAGAACTCCATCCCGTAGGCCCGGCAGGCCGCCACTATGGTGTCCACCGCTCGCCACCAGTCCTCCGAGAGGTAGGGAGTGAGGAGCCCTTGCCGGGCGTGAGCGTAGACCCCCTGATAGCCGGCCTCCGCCAGTGCCTGCATCTGCCAGCGAAGCTCTTCGGCGTTGAGGCGGTGGTTGAGGAAGTACTGAGCAATCAGCGAGACCATGGTGGGCCTTCCCCCACGTCGTCAGGCAACTATGCCCCAGGACGATCGGGCTCCATCGAGGGCAACGCTGCCTCGCTCACAACCGAGGCCCTGGTCTTGGGCCTGAGAGGCATAGAAGATAGCGCATGACCCGTGCCAGCGTCAGGTCTCCCAGGACCACGCCCTGATCATCCACCACCGGTATGGCGACGATGTCATGGTTGAGCATCTGGCGCAGGGCATGATCCAGGGGCTCGTCCATTCGCACTCCCGTCTCCCGGCTTC
The sequence above is a segment of the Anaerolineae bacterium genome. Coding sequences within it:
- a CDS encoding CBS domain-containing protein; protein product: SRETGVRMDEPLDHALRQMLNHDIVAIPVVDDQGVVLGDLTLARVMRYLLCLSGPRPGPRL